In Deltaproteobacteria bacterium, the genomic window CTGAAAGAATATTAGGCGTCGGCATCGGCGGCGTCGGCGCCGGTGAGCTGATCAGCGAAGGCGTGCTCGCCGTCGAAATGGGCGCCACGGCGCGCGATCTTGCCGATTCGATTCATCCCCATCCGACGCTCTCGGAAACTTTGATGGAAGCCGCCGAATCTTTTTACGGCACTGCGACCCACACGCTTAAGCGGCGCGAGTCGTAATTTTTACCGTGGCTGAATTAATTCCTCGCCTGTTCCTCATCGATGGCAGCTCGTATATTTTTCGTGCGTTCTTCGCGATCCCGCTTTTGACCAATGCAGCGGGCCTGCCGACCAACGCGATCTTCGGCTTCACCAACATCCTGCTGAAATTTTTGAAGCAGTATAAACCCGAGTACGTCGCCGTCGCTCTGGACGCGGGCCGAGTCACTTTTAGAAATGAAATGTTCGCCGCCTATAAAGGCAATCGTCCCGAAGCCCCGGCCGATTTAATCCCCCAGTTCCCCTATTTCCGCAAAGTTCTCGACGCGCTCAATTTACCCTTGCTCGAAATACCCGGTTACGAAGCCGACGACATCATCGCGACACTGTGCGATCGGCTGAACGGTCAAGGCTGCGAACTGGTAGTGGTATCGAGCGATAAAGATTTAATGCAGCTGGTGACCAACGGTGTGAAATTGCTCGACAGCGCCAAGGACCGCTGGATCGGCAGGGACGAAGTCAAAGACAAATTCGGCGTCGCGCCCGAACAAGTCATCGACGTCATGGGACTGATGGGCGACCAGGTAGACAATATTCCCGGCGTGAAAGGCATCGGCGAGAAAACCGCCGGCGCCTTGATCCAACAGTTTCACAACTTGGAAAATCTCTACGACCATCTCGATGACATGGAGCAGATGAAACTGCGCGGCGCCGCGCGCATCCGGCAAATCCTCGAAGCCGGCAAAGAGCAAGCCTTCCTAAGCCGCGCCCTAGCCACGGTCAAACGCGACGTGCCGCTCGACACCGGACTCGCCGAATTAGAATTTACCGGCTTCAATCTGGAGAAGACTCGCGCACTGTTCACCGAACTGGAATTTACCAACCTCATCAAGCTGATCGAAAACGGCGGCTGATTGCCGCCTGTTGAAATAGCTTTAGCGCTTGGAATTCGCCGCCGAACTGTGGCAGATTGACCGTGCCGGCAACCAGTTCATAGCGCGGCGCAATTCGAGGTGAGTGCGGTGATCGATCACGAACGGATAAGAAACTTTCTTATCGAGCTGATTAAAATCGACAGCCTGTCGCGCCAGGAGTTGAACGTCGCTCTGCGCCTCAAGCGCGAGGTCGAAGAGCTGGGCGGCAGCGTTTTTATCGACGACGCCGGCGAAAAAGTCGGCGGCAACGTCGGCAACCTGATCGCTAAGTTTCCCGGCAACAACGCCCAAGCTCAACCGCTGTTGCTCTCGGCCCACATGGACACCGTCGTGCCGGGCGAAGGCATCGTGCCGATCCTCGACGGCGATATTTTGAAGACCAACGGCAAAACCGTTCTCGGCGGCGACGACAAGAGCGGCGTGGCGATCATCTGCGAAGTGCTGCGCGTAATTAGAGACAATAATTTACCCTGCGGCCCCATTGATGTCGTGTTCACCATCTGCGAAGAAGCCGGATTGATCGGCGCCAAGTGTCTCGACATCTCCCAACTGCGCGCGCGCACCGGTCTGGTGCTCGACAGCGATTCGGTCGGATTCCTATTCACGCGAGCGCCTGCCGCCAATCGCATGGAGTTTCGTGTTTATGGTCTCGAAGCTCACGCCGGCGTCTGTCCGGAAAAAGGCATCAACGCCATCCAAGTCGCCGCCGAAGGCATCGCGCAAATGCGCTTGGGCCGCATCGACGATGAAACCACCGCCAACATCGGCGTCGTCGAAGGCGGCATGGCGGTCAACATCGTGCCCAATCTAGTGATACTCAAAGGGGAAGCGCGCAGCCATAGCAGCGAGAAATTAGCAGCCCAGACTGAACACATGCAGCGCTGCCTCGAAGACGCCGCGGCGCGGCACTCCCTAGAACTCAACGGCAAGCGCCATCAAGCAAGAGTCGAAGCCAAAATCGAGCGCGACTACGATCGCATGGATGTCCCCGAAAGCGCACCCATCGTGCAGCTGGTCCATGCCGCGGCGAAAAATTTGAACCTTGATGTCAAAACCCGCGCCACCGGCGGTGGCTGCGATGCCAACGTGCTTAATCAAAAAGGTCTGGTGGTAGCTAACCTCGGCACCGGCATGCGCGATATCCATACGGTCAACGAGTGGCTCGATTTGAAGGATCTCTACCTTTCGGCGCAAATGGTTCTCGAAATCGTCAAGCTCAATGCGACGGGAAATAAGTAAGGAGTAAAGAGTTAGGAGTAAGGAGTTTCGGATCGGAGGTTCTTGCTCCTGACTCCTTACTAT contains:
- a CDS encoding M20/M25/M40 family metallo-hydrolase; the encoded protein is MSAVIDHERIRNFLIELIKIDSLSRQELNVALRLKREVEELGGSVFIDDAGEKVGGNVGNLIAKFPGNNAQAQPLLLSAHMDTVVPGEGIVPILDGDILKTNGKTVLGGDDKSGVAIICEVLRVIRDNNLPCGPIDVVFTICEEAGLIGAKCLDISQLRARTGLVLDSDSVGFLFTRAPAANRMEFRVYGLEAHAGVCPEKGINAIQVAAEGIAQMRLGRIDDETTANIGVVEGGMAVNIVPNLVILKGEARSHSSEKLAAQTEHMQRCLEDAAARHSLELNGKRHQARVEAKIERDYDRMDVPESAPIVQLVHAAAKNLNLDVKTRATGGGCDANVLNQKGLVVANLGTGMRDIHTVNEWLDLKDLYLSAQMVLEIVKLNATGNK